In the Euphorbia lathyris chromosome 5, ddEupLath1.1, whole genome shotgun sequence genome, one interval contains:
- the LOC136229972 gene encoding uncharacterized protein: MAVSLTRFSLWLWSGKEKNSVSNGSSLSSSADWSSGFRDHDSIKLPRKKLSSSKKKLQSKEERRGDKQFDAASESDGPEWSIGWVEPHGIGFRNDDESDDGFAVLVPCYRSGCKELLENSNNQLLSAIKNMPNEFSSGGNKCMEVAFFSGEFLN, from the exons ATGGCAGTTTCTTTGACCCGTTTTTCATTGTGGTTATGGAGTGGGAAGGAGAAAAACTCAGTTTCAAATGGGTCTTCTTTGAGTTCATCAGCTGATTGGAGTTCTGGATTTAGAGATCATGATTCCATTAAGTTGCCTAGAAAGAAATTAAGCTCATCAAAGAAGAAATTGCAGAGTAAGGAAGAGAGGAGAGGTGATAAGCAATTTGATGCTGCATCAGAATCCGATGGTCCAGAATGGTCCATAGGATGGGTGGAGCCTCATGGAATCGGTTTCAGAAATGATGATGAGAGTGATGATGGGTTTGCTGTTCTGGTTCCTTGTTATAGGTCTGGATGCAAGGAGTTGCTGGAGAACTCAAACAATCAGCTTTTAAGTGCTATTAAGAATATGCCAAATGAGTTCTCTTCTG GAGGAAACAAGTGTATGGAGGTGGCTTTCTTCTCTGGAGAATTTCTCAACTGA